A single Mercenaria mercenaria strain notata chromosome 9, MADL_Memer_1, whole genome shotgun sequence DNA region contains:
- the LOC123548146 gene encoding uncharacterized protein LOC123548146, whose translation MAVCKLSLLFLLVRGVVSNEIDHWCYSPTGDDCSWYRHCLAKRFPCEAANDSYAIGFGDTICNDFNKNRPEFSDLGKRWVDETRACLQKQLVPVLSKQEMTCPDIQAFAFHTHSHCYSNPPEGSPSFCDLPFSDWLHITWIVKQSFFRETSETVKQIAHILGNCASISLFGK comes from the exons ATGGCAGTCTGTAAACTATCGCTGCTATTTTTGCTTGTGAGGGGAGTAGTGTCCAATGAGATAGACCACTGGTGTTACAGTCCGACAGGAGACGACTGCAGTTGGTATAGACACTGTCTTGCG aaacgTTTTCCATGCGAGGCAGCCAACGACTCTTACGCCATCGGCTTTGGTGATACAATATGCAACGACTTCAACAAGAACCGTCCTGAATTTTCTGATCTTGGTAAACGTTGGGTAGATGAAACAAGAGCTTGCCTTCAG AAGCAGCTAGTACCAGTACTATCTAAGCAAGAGATGACGTGCCCGGACATCCAAGCTTTTGCCTTTCATACACATTCCCACTGCTACAGTAACCCTCCAGAAGGATCTCCCTCGTTCTGTGATCTGCCATTCTCTGACTGGCTTCATATCACGTGGATTGTAAAGCAAAGTTTCTTTCGTGAAACTTCAGAGACTGTGAAGCAAATTGCTCATATCCTTGGAAATTGTGCTTCAATTAGTCTTTTTGGAAAGTAA